The sequence AGTCATTGAACTATCAGTATAGACCATAAAGGACATGAAATAGTTGAAGCTGGCATATGAATTGTCTGTCGCTTGTGAACTTggttaaattatttttcttgtaaaAAGTTTGATCTTTTATTATCATTTCATGGCTTAATTTCAATTTAATCATGAATCTCTGAAGATTTATCTTCAGTGAGACTttatatttctttccttttttatgtttcatttatcatttatATGCAACTGCGAGTTTGATCTCATTCGATAAAGTATTAAATATGGACCTTATTCTTTCTTCTGATCTAGTATATGTAGATTGTCCAAGATTTAATATTTAATGATAAACTAGAGAATCTCCAGGATTATATACATCCAAAATTTTTGGTGGTCGACTAATCATACTCCATATCATTCTCATATCTGCCAGTGTGATCCCCCCCAAAAAATTAGAAATTGAAGATTTCACTAGCATTATCATTGATGAGATTTGCATTTGACTTTAATAGTAGTAAGAGATGACTCCCAATGAAGACTATTACCAGTATTGAATTACTTAATGCTTGGGAATTGGACAAAGGAGCTACAACTGTTGTGGTCAGCTACCATCATGCAGTATTGCAAATTTATCCAACCTAATGTAGATGTTAATGAAAACTGATGATTGTATGTACTTGTTGATTCTTTTCCACTTTCCTCTGGGATTTTCTGATGTAAAATATGTTCTTTGATGTTATACAGAGTTTGAAATCATTCCTTGGCGATGATAGACTGAAGGTGAGATACTCAATTTTGCATGTCATTCATGAAGCATTCTGAGAAGAGCTAAAGTTGAACTGTTTAAACAGGAGTTCATTAATTTCACCCTCCATTATATTGCCGACTTGGATATACCAATAAAGAGGTTTGTGAAGATctcaatgaaatatttttttagaaaaaaatagtaCTAGCATGAACTCAAAGTTCTTCGGCATTATTTGGTGGTTAGGGGAACATTTATTGAGTTCCGAAGTGGAATGCTTAATGTCTCTCCGATAGGGCGGAATTGTAGCCAAGAGGAGCGTGATGAATTTGAAAAATATGATAAGGCATGTACTCTTTGTCAAAGTAAACATGATGCTTGATATTTTGGTTTCAGCTTGGTCTATATGTTCTGAGATTGTTGAAAGCTTATCATCTGTTGTCTATTAGGTTCACAACATAAGGCCACAGATGGTCTCTGTGCTGCGTGAAAAGTTTGCACATATGGATCTGACATTTTCCATAGGGGGACAAATAAGTTTTGATGTATGTTTTGACTAGTGCGTAAAACCTTTTAATTTGAAGGCCAAGACTAGTTATGCTGCTACTTGATTCTGGTTGCAGGTTTTCCCTCAAGGTTGGGACAAGACATACTGTTTAAAATATCTTGATGAATATCAGGAAATACACTTTTTCGGTGACAAAACCTACAAGGTAGAATCTAAAAAACTCTCTCTGTATGATGCTTGGCCATGTCGTATTGACAAAACTACATTTAATGAGAAGTTCATGGAGTTTATACAACATCTGCTATTTGACTCCCCAGTTGGAGTCAATGCAGGTGGCTTTTTCCACTCCTCCAAACTTACCAACCTTTTGTATAAAAATTTTGATGCATCTGTGCAAGCTTCACATGAGCTTCAATGAATTTGATTTCTGATTGATGAAATCCATATTGATTAGGAAGTTTTGTTGATCTAGTTGTGACCGACATGCAAGTGTTGACAATGATGACTCAACTGTTGACGATCGGTGTTTATTTCTTACATAATCATGTGTACCTCGTATAATCTGTGCATGTTCACCTGCATAATTAAGTTGGTAGAGGTTCTTCCTTTGTTAAAAGACTTGATATTTCAGCGTTCAGTTGGATATTTAAATGAAAATTTAGCAGCTCTACCACCAGTTTTTGAATAgagtatatttattaatttatcatCTTTTTTATATATGCATTTGTAAGTATTGATGAATTGTTGCCATATGCCTCAAGTAATTTCAACGAGTGGTATAAAATTTTTCCTTTGCACATTGATCTTCTCAAGTTTATTTGTACCTTTTATGTAGTTATTTGACAGATTAgccttatttttgttctttgtttaTACCTACTTAAGCAGTCTCAGGTACCTTAAATGTATTTTGTGATGTCATTATTATCTTTTGTATACAGGGAGGGAATGACTATGAAATTTACGGGTCTGAACGAACTGTTGGTCATACGGGTATGCTTTATAATATTGTTCTTAACGCCTGCACTATATTTGTACTTTGGAATCGACTCATTTACTTTTTCACAATATCTGAGGTTATTGACAGATGCTTCTTTTTTCTGTATTCGATTGAATGCTCTTCACTTGGTGTGTTCACTCCTTATTATCAAAGCATATGTAGCTGCTTGACCCAAGAGATGATTTGAACATTAGTTTTATTTTAAGAACTAAAAGTTATAAATTGAGGAATTTATgtgattttgatgagttaaaatGAGACTGTTGTTTGTGGGAAACTTCATCTACTTAGTCATCATGTCAGATGGAATAGTTTCAGAGGGCATCCTTTAAGCTGCTTAGTTCTATTCTGTTTGGATTCAAGAGGTATGTGATAAGGGACTAAACAACATTTGGTTTGAAGGTTTAGAAATGTAGAGCACCCAACTCATTAGCAAATGACTATTCTATGTTCTTGTTATATATTCTCCAAACAAGGGTGTCCAATTCACAACAACAAGGCTTGATTTGCTTAAACACAATCCTTATCGTATCAACTTACAAACTATGGTCTACCTCAAGTCATGCATTTTCTCACATTTCAATCCAGTTGTCTTATCTTTTCTCCTCCACTTGGTTAGGTAGATAATTTAAGCTTGGTTATCTGGCTTTTCACTTCAAATATCCTTTTGATTGTACATTCTACTGATAATTTATACTTGCTCTGTGCCCAGTGACAAGTCCAGATGACACCGCAGCACAATGCAGATCTTTGTTTCTGGAAAATTGATTGGAGATGCCTGAGCTTGAAGCAACATATCATACTCCAACTACATGAATATTTCTGTTGAAATAGACTCTTATCGATTCCATCTCCAAAACTACTTGTTGCCAGGTAAACTTCAAAATAAAGAGCTTATGGCATTCATCTGTTGCCCGTGAACTGCTCATTTGTTCTTTTAGATTTCCTTTCTGGTATTGTATTGGAACGAGATGGTTTGCCATCTGAAAAGGACAACTATTTTTCTTCTGAGTAGAAGCAGAACAAAGGTATCTATTAAAATTGCTGATCAAGGAGAGGGTCCTTAATATCATTACCAATGCTTGCTAAATCTTCTGGTTCATTATGGTTTGATCAGCATCATTTATCCACTTTGATTGCCAATTGATGCACATATTAGTCCAAATCGGAGGGTTCCATGTGATTCTATatttttccttctctttctcctcctttttctttcaatatttcttcttccttattctttctatatttcttcttcctttctcctcctttttctttctatttctcctcctttttctttcGGAATTCCTCTTCGGTAATCAAAATTGGAAGCATAGATCTGCAAGGCAATGTTGAAGACAGGAAGAATCAATCAGAGGCTGACATCTCACATTGTGTTGTGTTGTTTACTTAACATGAATCCGGAAAGATCTGCAACCGGTCAGATGTCTCAACCTTTGCTATGGATGCCATCAAAAACAACAAATCGGAGACAATCTCTCCCTGCCATTCCccgccgaagaagaagaaagcttagaGATGGAAAACAAGCTGGACTTGCAGTAAGCAGAGCCTAATCTACATAACAGTGCAAGCATTCGGGTTCTCGTCGCTGAACAGCGACGCCACGGTCTCATCGGACGCCACGGCCACCGAGTACACGGCCGGAGTGTGGAAGAACGCTTGCACCTCCGCAGCGTCGCAGCCGGGCGTCTCGGAGTAGTACGATGACGCTATGCCCGCCGGGTAGGTGTAGAAGGAGGACAAGTGGGAGTGTCCCCGCGGATACGGCCATGGCTCCGCCGTCTTCCCGATGCTCCGAATCGCCTTGATCACCTTCTTCTCGTGCACGGCGTATCCCCTCACCGTTATCTTCTGCGACTCCACGTCGATGTCCACCTCCTTCACCCCTACAGTTGACCGGACCTGTAATGCCCATCCTCTCCATCTACGGCAGCTGGGAATCATGGATCGACGCACAACACTGACTACTGAGAATTACCTTTGAGCTTGAGTAGAGCTCGTCGGATCTTGGAGGAGCAGCCCTCGCAGTCCAGGTTCCGAACTCTCACCTCCAACCCCTGCATCCACACCCAAGACACTCAACGCATGTCATCACGATGCTGCACGTGAAGGAAGGCTTACCGCCATGGACCTTGGGCTAGCTGTGGGCGAAGGCAGTGATCCGAGCTGAGGGTAGAAGCTCTTGGGCTTATAAAAGGATGGAGCAGCGTCCTGTCTCCATCACCTGCGATCATCATcatggggaagagagagagagagaggtggtgggGATGGCTTGGAGCGCTGGCGTTTGAAATTTGAAGGAGGAAGAGGGGGAGTCGAGCTACAGTGGCAGCATCGGCATCAAAGTACACATGAAGCAGCACATCGTTCACCTTCTCGCTGCTGCTTTTGCTGGTTTGTCACCTCTGTGGCTGCAAGAATCCCCGGCAGCATCCTTTCTTTTCTTGACCTCCACGACAAGAGTTGAAAGGAACATGTCATGTTTCACCTCGACGTCACCGACACAGCTGATCTTGCTCGAGTAATATGCATCTGCTCACCAAAGGTTAGTCTTTacagagatcaaatatattagtgaCAAGcgaacatatggagtttacagcTACTCCCGTGAGAGTTCCATCAATTGAAATATAATATCCATGCGGCGTTTCACATGTTTGAAGAATTCACCCTCATCTTATGATTCAATTAATCGAACAATTTGGATTCCAAAAAAAGAGAGATTATGTGCATGCAACCAAATTTTTAGTTGGAATATTACGGAATTAGGGATTATAATATGTAAGTATTTATTCTTTAAGTTTTCGTATATATTCAAATGATGAATTTTTTCGGAGTATCCCCTATTGAAATCAAGATTCAAAAATGCTATAAATTTAATCTCGGACAAACCTTTGTTCGATATGCTCTAATTGCAAGTTTTGAGCTTGAGCCATAATGACTTCGCCCTAAGATGCTCAATTAAATCTCGAAAGTTCGATTCTTAGGtgtcataaattaaaaaaaataaaccagGATAGATTTTAAAATAGTTCGATCGATCGAGTCTCTGCTAACCAAAAGAATTACCCAATCGATTAGGtcaattaatttttgaatataaaaaaataattaaaaattttctctTGTTTCTTTGTCACTAGTCACAAACATTTACTGAGTgtcaatatatttttttactaagaATTTAGTATTAGAAACTTTAAGAATATGATTTTGGAATCGAATCTAATTGTTACCACTTATCCtttataaaaaagataaaaatacctTTGAATCCTAAAATAATGACTTTAtacttaatattatatattttttattttttattaaacatatgatCCAACCGATCGATCAACGTGTCGTAATCcgactctttttcttttttataactcTGATCTAAACCCAATTACTTGAGTCTTCCATTAGGTTATTTGAATTGCATTCAAGCACAAAATGGACATATGaaattgctatatatatatatatatatatatatatactcccattgaagaagggaagaagacgcCATGAAGCATCGGATTCCGATCAACCACCACCGCAACGATCCTATCACGTCTTATCCATTTCGTAGCTTCACCACCAAACGCTGGGACTTGCGAGGCAGCAGACGATCGATACGGCGCCATTTGCTGTCATCACCACCTCTCATCTCATTACTATCCAACTTCGATGTTTTTGTCCTTTCATATCTTTTCCATCCAACGATTTGTTAACATCACTTTACCCTATCAAATCTTACTTCTGCTCTCAAAGAATTCAATCTCTTTTATGTATGTTATCATAGGTTCTGAAATACACAGATAATTCATTTCATGTAAGTAAATAACAACTCTTGAGGTATGTAACATTTTTCGAttgtaaacttaaaaaatttgtcTTTCAATCTCTATAATTATTCAAAACTAGTTCGAGCATCGGAGGATTCATGTCAGAAATAACCCAATATAACTTCGGGTGTCTAGTGATCATCACTTCAAACATCACTTGATAAGTGACTTAGTTTCTGAATGAGGTTAGATCAAAGTAAGCAATCAAAACTCGAGTTAATGTTTTATTATCGATCGAGAAGAAATCTTTCGTTATCTTAGTCGTTAAGAAATTATCATAGCATGATTCTCTCAATTTCTCTCTATCAATTAAAATTGGATGGTCTGTTGGCAAGTAAGAATGTAAATGTGAACCTTGGCTTGGAAGTAAAGAGATGGCTAATGGAGCAACGTGACTGACTGCACCAGTTGGAGTGGGAGTTGGAACTGCAAAACCCTAATTTGGAGTTGGAGTAGGCAGGAGGTTGCAGGCTTGGCAAGGAAACAGCAACCCAAGACACTATAAAGAGGGGTCCTCTTCCACCTTTCTGCCAGTGCTCTCTGAGGTGACACGCGAAGGGAAGTAGACCGTGTTCAATGCTTTGCTCTCATTTTTGTACAGCGAAAAGGGggagatgagaagaagaagaagaagatgatgataatgatgatgatggtggtggtttATGGGGACCATGAGGAAGACCAAAAGAGATCACCTGCATGCCCGAGACTGTCATCAGGGCAGTGCATGAGCTGTGTGTTGATTGCAGAGGAGCAAACCTTTACATGCATGCTTTGCATCATCATAAGAGCTGGAAACCAGGATCTTGTTTGTCTACTTACACACATCTCAAACTGGTCCCTCCAACTCATTTCCACCCCCTCACTCCTTTCTTTCACTTGTTTTGCTTTGAAGCATTGacatggaagagagagagagagagagagagagagagagagagagagagagagagagtcttgctTGCTTCCAACACAACCACATCCAAGATTAGATAAAATGGTTTGGAAGCTTTGAAGTcagaaagggagagagagagagagagagagagatcatttaCAGTTTCAAACAAGATGTACTACATATGCATCACACCTAACATAAAATGAAAACCCTGCAGTCAAGTCCATGTAATGACTCTCCCAAGTCTACCTAACACACAGGCATGCAATCTTCATCCCTAAATGCTCATGCAACAGAGACAGGACTGACCCCTTGGTCCTCCACTGAGGTTTCATTGATTCTTCACCTCCATTGTTGCCCCAGAAGTTAATGAGGAGCAGGAGAGGGATGATGTCCTTGCCGTCAAAAGACCTACCATCTTGTGAGGATTGCTCACCTCACATGTTCTCACCTCTCCATTAAAGCTCTCTGAAACCTGACCCCTCCATATGATGATGATTGGATCTCCACTAACACTACTAGTACAGAGCACAAAACAAGAATTCATATCCTTGGGTTCTTTGGATTAGTTTAGTGAGAAGAAGGGCTGCTGACCTTTTTCTTTTGTCACTTTAGGTGGTGGTGAGTTTGGTGGTTAGGGTAGACAAGAAGCTTCATTCATTTCATCAAATGATGCTTTGCATGAAACAAGGACAACTGacatggtggtgccactgccaagttttcttcttccttctctggcAAAGCTGAACCTACAGCTTATATCTTTTTCCCCGAGTTTAATTGTATGCTCTATCCAAGCAAAGAGGAAAGTAAAAAGTTGGTGCCAAATTCTTCTTTGACCACATGGATGATTGACAACATAAAACAAGTCATAATATCCTTCAACTATTTTAGATAGAATAATATCTTTTCATATCATCAGTATTAATTTTCACTTCAATATTCTCAATTTGATTCCAACAGTGAAACTCCAACATGTTGCTTGGTCTGAAGACTGCCACTGCAAATCCCTAGTGTTACTGACAAGATCAACCATGTCAATGAAGGTCAACCAATGAAATGACTGGATATTTGATTGAAGcacattgatatatatatatatatatatatatatataattgattggTCCTCACTGTTGTTGGATTAAGATATCACATGGTGTTAGGGCCCCACAAGCTGTTCCAATTTGATAAAGTTGCCAAATGAATTGATGGTCTTTGGAAGTACATGATTGTATTATCAATAAATGCTCAAAGATATTGGATCACTCTCATGTGGAGCTCTCATTTTGTTTGACTAAATTGTATtgattaagattttctttttttgaacTTAGACTATGACAACTTAATCCCATATGTGGTTATGTTTAAATACACTGATAGCTTCAAATTATTGAGAAgaattattcttttttctttgctaagaaaaattatataccttttgaaatatgtaaaaaaatatttataataattattttttatatattttgaatactACAATAACAACAATGTCATgaacatgatttaaaaattatcttAAAAATAATGTGTGATTTTCAACCAAAAAAAAGATatcttttaacttattaaaaatcGATCCATGTAGTCGATcacaaataattataattaaaaatttaaatcctaatTTAATATATCGAAtaatttatcattaaaaaaattatatatatatatatatatatatatgtatataataataataataataataataataataataataataataataataataataataataatatctgatTGCATGGGAAATATATGTGATACCAGCATACAAACAAGATGAATTGATAGGTGAGAGGTTGATGTCACCATATCAACCCAACAATCCATGAAGAGAAGCAGcactacatttgtatcttttccctCGCTCTTTAATAGCAGTCTTTTAATGTCCCAAAAGCCAGCCAGCAAGAAACATTCTGCATTCTTCTCCCCTTTCTCCCTCCCTCCCCTTCTCCCACCACCTGCTATTTTATAGCCTACCTCTACCCACTCCATCATTCTCTCTTCCATGtagtctctcctcctcctcctcccgcacTTCTCTTCATTGAGATCTATCCCAGTTCTGGATTCTTGTGTGTGGTGGACATGGAGAGATCAGTTGGGTTCcagttgctgcttcttcttgctGTCGAATGGGGAGTACTGCTCACAGCTGCTCATCCCTTCCCTCACCGTGAAAGTAGGCATTTTTCTTGATCTCCTTCTGGTTGGTAGCCTTAAAGTTGTTGTTTTGGGTGTCTGCTGATGGAGTTTGCTTGGTTCCTCCTAGTCTCGGCGCTCGTCGCCCTTAAGCGGGCTGCATTTGAAGACCCTTTCTCGGTTTTATCCGACTGGAATTCCCTTGACGCCAGCCCTTGCAACTGGACTGGTGTGATCTGCTCCGCGAATCAAGATTGTGTGGTTTCGCTGTAAGAAATGTCAGATTGATTTGATGCTCGCTTGTACTCGTCACGATTAGATCTTAGTCACATCCTTCTTGTCTGTTAGGCCCTTTAGGTGTTTGTCTAATTGCTCTGTGGGATCAATAGATCATCTTGCTTTGTTCTCCGAGATCTGGCGTGTGATCTTCTTTGATACGTGGATCTTCCTGTTGCAGAAACCTGTCGGGCTCGTCGCTGAAAGGATTTCTCGCTCCAGAACTGAGATATCTCGGTTGCCTGCAAGAACTGTATGTTCTCTTGATGGAGCATCTCGTACTGGTTGTTAGTGTTCTGTGCCGTTCTTTACAGAGTGGTTGCCATTGTGCAGGTACTTGAATAATAACTTGCTTTTGGGCACAATACCCATGGAAATTGGAATGCTAAAGAACCTTACTGTGTTGGACTTGAGTGTG comes from Musa acuminata AAA Group cultivar baxijiao chromosome BXJ3-3, Cavendish_Baxijiao_AAA, whole genome shotgun sequence and encodes:
- the LOC135634372 gene encoding heavy metal-associated isoprenylated plant protein 31-like, producing MAGLEVRVRNLDCEGCSSKIRRALLKLKGVKEVDIDVESQKITVRGYAVHEKKVIKAIRSIGKTAEPWPYPRGHSHLSSFYTYPAGIASSYYSETPGCDAAEVQAFFHTPAVYSVAVASDETVASLFSDENPNACTVM
- the LOC103978673 gene encoding phosphomannomutase, encoding MAARKPGVIALFDVDGTLTAPRKVITPQMLEFMRDLREVVTVGVVGGSDLVKITEQLGKTVMNDYDYVFSENGLLAHKNGELIGRQSLKSFLGDDRLKEFINFTLHYIADLDIPIKRGTFIEFRSGMLNVSPIGRNCSQEERDEFEKYDKVHNIRPQMVSVLREKFAHMDLTFSIGGQISFDVFPQGWDKTYCLKYLDEYQEIHFFGDKTYKGGNDYEIYGSERTVGHTVTSPDDTAAQCRSLFLEN